In Microbacterium binotii, one DNA window encodes the following:
- a CDS encoding GntR family transcriptional regulator: MPIPSQTLPPRSLLRDEVYLRLRDAIVDGTLAPDEQLRDTEIAAWLGVSRTPVREALLELGRSGLVRALPGRSTVVAPIDPQSVRDAQAVVAAMHRLAIETAVPRLTADDIERMRDANAAFTAAHAAGDVEAALAADHAFHDVALTASGNAAVRTVLAQYEPVLQRAERLRFGSTEGHASAARHARLIELCAAGDVAGAAALAEQTWQSLTVEEPHPTPATQTSEEHSA; this comes from the coding sequence ATGCCGATTCCCTCGCAGACGCTCCCGCCCCGGTCCTTGCTGCGCGACGAGGTCTACCTCCGTCTTCGCGACGCGATCGTCGACGGCACCCTCGCGCCCGACGAACAACTGCGCGACACGGAAATCGCCGCCTGGCTCGGGGTGAGCCGTACGCCGGTCCGTGAAGCCCTGCTGGAGCTCGGCCGATCCGGGCTCGTCCGCGCGCTCCCGGGTCGCTCCACCGTCGTCGCGCCGATCGACCCGCAAAGTGTCCGTGACGCGCAAGCGGTCGTCGCGGCCATGCACCGGCTGGCGATCGAGACGGCGGTCCCCCGCCTGACGGCGGACGACATCGAGCGGATGCGGGACGCGAACGCCGCCTTCACCGCCGCGCACGCGGCCGGCGACGTCGAGGCGGCCCTCGCCGCCGACCACGCATTCCACGACGTCGCGCTCACCGCATCCGGAAACGCCGCGGTGCGGACCGTTCTGGCGCAGTACGAACCCGTCCTCCAGCGGGCAGAGCGCCTGCGCTTCGGCTCGACCGAGGGGCACGCCTCGGCGGCGCGCCACGCCCGACTCATCGAGCTGTGCGCGGCCGGCGACGTCGCCGGCGCCGCGGCCCTCGCCGAGCAGACCTGGCAGAGCCTCACCGTCGAGGAACCGCACCCGACCCCCGCCACCCAGACCTCCG
- a CDS encoding RNA polymerase sigma factor — protein MRDAEAALWQRVRAGDESALGDVFDLHQERVFRHAFRLLRDHADAKDAVAVGFFELWRRRAAVRVVDGSVLPWLLVAVANAARNLERSTRRYRPLLAPVPASHGDAEPSGSNAGAALEALGKLPASERAVVVLAVLEGFSERDVAYALGVPPGTVRSRLARARARLRDEMVEMEASWA, from the coding sequence GTGAGAGATGCTGAAGCCGCGTTGTGGCAACGGGTGCGTGCCGGCGATGAATCGGCTCTGGGGGATGTGTTCGATCTGCATCAGGAGCGTGTGTTCCGGCATGCGTTCCGGTTGCTCCGCGATCATGCGGATGCGAAGGATGCGGTGGCGGTGGGCTTCTTCGAGCTGTGGCGCAGACGCGCCGCCGTGCGGGTCGTGGACGGATCGGTGCTGCCCTGGCTGCTGGTGGCGGTGGCGAATGCGGCGCGGAACCTCGAACGTTCGACGCGCCGATACCGCCCGTTGCTGGCGCCCGTGCCGGCGAGCCACGGCGACGCCGAGCCGTCAGGTTCGAATGCCGGCGCGGCCCTGGAGGCTCTGGGGAAGCTGCCGGCGAGCGAGAGGGCTGTCGTGGTTCTGGCGGTACTCGAGGGGTTCTCGGAGCGCGATGTCGCTTACGCGCTCGGCGTGCCGCCGGGAACGGTGAGGTCGAGGTTGGCGCGGGCGAGAGCAAGGCTGCGCGACGAGATGGTCGAGATGGAGGCGTCATGGGCGTGA